In Argopecten irradians isolate NY chromosome 11, Ai_NY, whole genome shotgun sequence, one DNA window encodes the following:
- the LOC138335658 gene encoding sex peptide receptor-like has product MNATLPSSIDLIPLDIAPYGVYIPDYFNMDYALPVYGYITPALSIVVTVTNILFVAVFAKSGMKSPTHILLRFMAISDTLTVVIPTPCFIYIYLLRNYEEFLLYELCTVWDLFTNFIPAITHTASIWLTVVLAFQRFLCVCFPLNVKIWFNSTRTYIIIIVTYLLAICSNVSRFLEKDVIPVKLNSMLNPGEVIRGCVYNYNDWMIESGIEYLKVYYWLRAIVVQLVPCIVMAVFNGIVLYKIKVAERRRITLRSGMMNLPGTNVQESRESRVTTLLRKFEFKSSQTRPVTDNDSMETHMMDESARGVLEWEETGVPGENPRDRVGDPWHFHVRAGDQTPAGESERRVA; this is encoded by the exons ATGAATGCGACATTGCCCTCCAGCATTGACCTGATTCCATTGGACATCGCGCCGTACGGAGTGTACATACCCGACTATTTTAACATGGACTACGCACTTCCGGTCTACGGCTACATCACTCCTGCCCTATCCATAGTTGTCACGGTAACAAACATTCTGTTTGTTGCTGTTTTTGCCAAAAGCGGAATGAAGTCCCCGACACACATCCTGCTACGGTTCATGGCGATTTCGGATACCCTGACGGTGGTTATTCCGACACCCtgctttatttacatatatttgctTCGTAATTATGAGGAGTTCTTGTTGTACGAGCTCTGTACGGTGTGGGATTTATTTACTAACTTTATCCCCGCCATTACACACACTGCCTCGATCTGGCTGACGGTCGTTCTCGCCTTCCAGAGATTTCTTTGTGTTTGTTTTCCTCTCAACGTGAAGATCTGGTTCAACTCAACAAGaacctatatcatcattattgtAACATACCTTCTTGCAATATGTTCTAACGTCTCTCGTTTTCTCGAGAAGGACGTAATTCCGGTAAAATTGAACTCGATGTTAAACCCTGGCGAAGTCATTCGAGGCTGTGTTTATAACTACAATGACTGGATGATTGAGTCTGGAATAGAATATCTCAAGGTATACTACTGGCTGCGGGCAATCGTTGTCCAACTAGTACCGTGTATTGTCATGGCAGTGTTCAATGGAATCGTGCTATACAAAATCAAAGTTGCCGAAAGACGACGAATTACCTTGAGGTCCGGCATGATGAACTTGCCAGGCACAAATGTTCAGGAATCACGTGAAAGTCGTGTAACAACGTTATTG agaaaatttgaatttaaatcaaGTCAAACTCGACCAGTAACGGACAATGATTCCATGGAAACGCACAT GATGGATGAAAGCGCGCGAGGGGTGTtagagtgggaggaaaccggagtgcccggagaaaacccacgtgatcgggtaGGTGACCCCTGGCACTTTCACGTCCGTGCTGGGGATCAAACCCCGGCCGGTGAaagtgaaaggcgagtggcttag